In Amycolatopsis jiangsuensis, the following proteins share a genomic window:
- a CDS encoding type I polyketide synthase, with translation MADQDKLLDLLKRVTGDLHRTRERLREAESSRHEPVAIIGMDCRFPGGADSPAALWDLVDQGREGIGEFPADRGWDTTGLFDDDPDHRGTTYVRTGGFLPGAGGFDAEFFGISPREALAMEPQQRLLLETSWEAVERSGIDPEALRGSDTGVYVGVSAQEYGPRLHNPGDTVDGYLLTGTTCSVHSGRIAYQFGFEGPAVSIDTACSSSLVAVHAAVRGLRAGECSLALAGGVNLMASPGIFVDFARQRGLAPDGRCKSFSDDADGTAWAEGVGVLVLERLSDAQRNGHRILAVVRGTAVNSDGASNGLTAPNGPSQQRVIRAALADAELSTSDVDAIEAHGTGTRLGDPIEAEALLATYGAGRERPLFLGSVKSNFGHAQAAAGVAGIIKMVEAMRHGVLPPTLHVGTPSREVDWAASPVSLLTERTPWPVGEQPRRCAVSSFGISGTNSHIVLEQAPEAVAAEPSPPPAVVPLLLSAATPSALAAQAGRLRSVAGTVDPVDAGRTLALDRAALPYRAVVAGADWETLSAGLAEVAEGRGLSGRVGSGKLAFVFSGQGSQWAGMGSGLYGAFPVFAAAFDEVCALLPDVGDVSRTECAQPAIFAFEVALFRLVESWGVVPDVVVGHSVGEIAAAHVAGVLSLGDAARLVVARGRLMQALPAGGVMVAVQASEGEVAEYLTEGVSLAAVNGPSSVVLSGVEGPTWGVVERFAGRRVKRLEVSHAFHSVLMEPMLDEFRGVVRGLSFGVPRIAVESTVRAGGDWSDPEYWVEHVRATVRFADAVGRLDGVTACVEVGPDAVLSGLVENGIPLQRRDHDEPQHLVTALGRLHTLGVPVDWAGYFGGSGQFTELPTYPFQHEHFWLDQDDEADVTSAGLAAADHPLLGAAVSVADHDGLLLTGRLSLDRHPWLADHVVAGRVLVPGTAFAELAVRAADETGCGGVEELVLQEPLALDRGTAPEVQVVVGAADEYGRRPVSIHSRLPEHSWTTHATGTLGHPPASTVDFAWPPEGAEAVDLTDAYDRLATAGLAYGPIFRGLRRVWRRGAEIFAEVAVPDEDEAAKFGLHPALLDAALQATAVPGGADQGAVPFAWRDVVLHARGATELRVHARPEADGALSFELADGTGAPVASIGALSVRAVTPASAPVRDGLYRLDLAPLVPAAAEVTVADVFEVPSGAPLEAVIATLRAVQQFLAADSDGVLAVLTTGGAADGLVRTAQAENPDRIVLVHGTRADLDTALAGGEPEVHVRDGRLFAPRLARVAGPGGSTGSTVDPVHTAGTVLVTGGTGGLGAELARHLVATHGVRHLLLVSRRGPAAPGAEALAAELAELGADVRVEAADVADRDQVRTLLDRAEPPVTGVVHAAGVLDDGVVTALGPERLAAVFRAKATAAEVLDELAGDLDFFVMFSSVAGVFGSPGQAAYSAANAALDALAARRRGAGKPAQSLAWGLWQQGMGAGLAGTDRDRIGRDGFGALDVAEGLALFDAALADGGEVLVPVRLDLAAVREAASGVPPLLRGLVRARTRRAAARGAGTDGLAARLAAVPEADREPLLIDLVRTRVAAVLGRAGADTVEPSRPFSELGFDSLTAVELRNELSAETGLRLPATLVFDHPSPAAVAAFLAGHLLGTEEKTEEKTVVPAQRRGPADEPIAIVAMACRYPGGVRSPEDLWDLVDTGTDAITPFPVRPGWDVEGIYDPEPGLPGKTYTREGGFLHDAGEFDPEFFGISPREALAMDPQQRLLLEVSWEALERARLDPLSLKGSPTGVFAGIMYYDYAAKLASVPDSVAGFLGTGTSASVLSGRVAYTLGLEGPAVSVDTACSSSLVALHLAARALRAGECTMALAGGVTVMATPETFLDFSRQRGLSPDGRCKSFSADADGTGWSEGAGVLVLERLSDARRNGHPVLAVVRGSAVNQDGASNGLTAPNGPSQQRVIRAALADAGLSTSDVDAVEAHGTGTRLGDPIEAQALIATYGAERDEPLWFGSVKSNLGHTQAAAGVAGIIKMVEAMRRGVLPRSLHAAELSSEVDWDAGAVSLLTEARSWPETGRPRRCAVSSFGISGTNSHVVLEQVPAEPPREPTPAGVVPWVLSAKTDAALAERARALMPLVGTADADVAFSLATTRTAHERRAAVVGDLSAGLAEVAEGRGRSGRVGSGKLAFVFSGQGSQWAGMGSGLYGAFPVFAAAFDEVCALLPDVGDVSRTECAQPAIFAFEVALFRLVESWGVVPDVVVGHSVGEIAAAHVAGVLSLGDAARLVVARGRLMQALPAGGVMVAVQASEGEVAEYLTEGVSLAAVNGPSSVVLSGVEGPTWGVVERFAGRRVKRLEVSHAFHSVLMEPMLDEFRGVVRGLSFGVPRIPVESTVRAGGDWSDPEYWVEHVRATVRFADAVGRLDGVTACVEVGPDAVLSGLVENGIPLQRRDHDEVTTVMQALAALYVQGVRIDWSAVLPGARAVPLPTYPFQRKHFWLAPAGAADVGQAGLETPGHPLLAAGLQLAEGDGTVLTGRLSLATHPWLAGHTVHDTVLLPGAALAELAVRAGDEAGRPRLAELTLHGPLVVPRSGAVELQVAVSASAAVTIHSRVPGEAWELNASGVLAEAAPPAAGFALPAGLEPVDLGTFYEDLADRGFAYGPLFQGLQAAWRDGDDLYAELSLPEEAHDDAARFGLHPALFDAALHGMFLGAGEEAGALPFSWTDVSLHARGATAVRARLRFTGPGEIALEVTDLAGTPVLSVGSLVVRAVTGDQLRGGEDRSLFRVEHVAVDVPAAPPVVWQRWAEVAEPAPPVVVLPRPEGDVHEVTHAVLDVLQRFLAEARFSGSRLVVLTGDGLADAAAAGLVRSAQAENPGRFVVLDGDVSDVDTALALNEPRVRVRAGRAEVPRLVRAEPGRKPDWDPAGTVLVTGGTGGVGAQLAERLITTHGVERLVLTGRRGPAAPGAAELAQRLGELGAEVRIEACDVADRAAVAALLAGIPDLKGIVHAAGVLDDGVVTALTPQRVDRVLGPKADGARHLDELTRDRELTEFVLVSSVSGVLGGPGQGNYAAANACLDALAEQRHAAGLPARSLAYGLWAADGMGGVLDPALVDRMHRDGFGALTPEEGTALFDLAGGPVAVPVKLDLAGLREQARAGTLPALLTGLVRLPVRRAASTAAAAAPDLASLAPAARSDALADLVRTHTAQVLGFGSADEVAPEHAFTDLGFDSLTSVELRNRLAAAAGRALGATVVFDHPTPAALAAHLGDLLFPEVPLPDEGRLRRALAGASIERFRELGVLEALVRLAEESPDEDSSAPEAAPEASIDELEVGDLISRAMSTARE, from the coding sequence ATGGCGGACCAAGACAAGCTGCTGGACCTGCTGAAGCGCGTCACGGGTGACCTGCACCGGACCCGGGAACGGCTGCGCGAGGCCGAGTCGAGCCGGCACGAACCGGTCGCGATCATCGGGATGGACTGCCGGTTCCCCGGCGGGGCCGACTCGCCCGCCGCCCTGTGGGACCTCGTCGACCAGGGCCGCGAGGGCATCGGCGAGTTCCCGGCCGACCGCGGCTGGGACACCACCGGGCTGTTCGACGACGACCCCGACCACCGCGGCACCACCTACGTGCGCACGGGCGGGTTCCTGCCCGGCGCGGGCGGGTTCGACGCCGAGTTCTTCGGTATCTCCCCACGCGAGGCGCTCGCCATGGAACCGCAGCAGCGGCTGCTGCTGGAAACGTCGTGGGAGGCCGTCGAACGCTCCGGCATCGATCCGGAAGCGCTGCGCGGCAGCGACACCGGCGTCTATGTCGGGGTGTCCGCGCAGGAATACGGCCCACGGCTGCACAATCCGGGCGACACCGTCGACGGCTACCTGCTCACCGGCACCACCTGCAGTGTCCACTCCGGACGCATCGCCTACCAGTTCGGGTTCGAGGGCCCGGCGGTGTCGATCGACACCGCGTGCTCCTCGTCGCTGGTCGCGGTGCACGCGGCGGTCCGCGGCCTGCGCGCGGGGGAGTGCTCGCTGGCCCTCGCCGGCGGCGTCAACCTGATGGCGTCGCCGGGCATTTTCGTCGACTTCGCCCGCCAGCGCGGCCTCGCACCGGACGGGCGCTGCAAGTCCTTTTCCGACGACGCCGACGGCACCGCGTGGGCCGAAGGCGTCGGCGTGCTGGTGCTGGAGCGGCTGTCCGACGCGCAGCGCAACGGGCACCGGATCCTCGCCGTGGTGCGGGGTACGGCGGTGAACTCCGACGGTGCGTCGAACGGCCTGACCGCGCCGAACGGCCCGTCGCAGCAGCGGGTGATCCGCGCCGCGCTGGCCGACGCCGAGCTGTCCACTTCGGACGTCGACGCGATCGAGGCGCACGGCACCGGAACCCGGCTGGGCGACCCGATCGAAGCCGAGGCGCTGCTGGCCACCTACGGTGCCGGCCGCGAGCGGCCGCTGTTCCTCGGCTCGGTCAAATCGAACTTCGGACACGCGCAGGCCGCGGCCGGCGTCGCCGGGATCATCAAAATGGTGGAGGCGATGCGTCACGGTGTGCTGCCGCCGACGTTGCACGTGGGCACGCCGAGCCGCGAGGTCGACTGGGCCGCGAGCCCGGTTTCGCTGCTGACCGAGCGCACGCCGTGGCCGGTGGGCGAGCAGCCGCGCCGGTGCGCGGTGTCGTCGTTCGGGATCAGCGGGACGAACTCGCACATCGTCCTGGAGCAGGCGCCGGAGGCGGTCGCGGCCGAGCCCTCCCCGCCGCCGGCGGTGGTGCCCCTGCTGCTGTCCGCGGCGACCCCGTCCGCGCTGGCTGCGCAAGCCGGCCGGCTGCGGTCGGTGGCCGGAACGGTGGATCCGGTCGACGCGGGGCGGACGCTGGCCCTGGACCGGGCCGCGCTGCCGTACCGGGCGGTGGTCGCCGGGGCCGATTGGGAAACGCTGTCGGCGGGGTTGGCTGAGGTGGCTGAGGGGCGCGGGCTTTCCGGTCGGGTTGGGTCTGGGAAGTTGGCGTTTGTGTTTTCGGGTCAGGGTTCGCAGTGGGCTGGGATGGGTTCTGGGTTGTATGGGGCTTTTCCGGTGTTTGCGGCGGCGTTTGACGAGGTGTGTGCGTTGTTGCCGGATGTGGGGGATGTGTCGCGGACGGAGTGTGCGCAGCCGGCGATTTTTGCTTTTGAGGTGGCGTTGTTTCGGTTGGTGGAGTCGTGGGGTGTGGTGCCGGATGTGGTGGTGGGGCATTCGGTGGGGGAGATTGCGGCTGCGCATGTGGCTGGGGTGTTGTCGTTGGGGGATGCGGCGCGGTTGGTGGTTGCGCGGGGTCGGTTGATGCAGGCGTTGCCGGCTGGTGGGGTGATGGTTGCGGTGCAGGCGTCGGAGGGTGAGGTTGCTGAGTATTTGACGGAGGGGGTGTCGTTGGCGGCGGTGAATGGTCCGTCGTCGGTGGTGTTGTCGGGTGTGGAGGGGCCGACGTGGGGTGTGGTGGAGAGGTTTGCGGGTCGTCGGGTGAAGCGGTTGGAGGTGTCGCATGCGTTTCATTCGGTGTTGATGGAGCCGATGTTGGATGAGTTTCGTGGGGTTGTTCGGGGTTTGTCGTTTGGTGTGCCGCGGATTGCGGTGGAGTCGACGGTGCGTGCGGGTGGGGATTGGTCGGATCCTGAGTATTGGGTTGAGCATGTGCGTGCGACGGTGCGGTTTGCTGATGCGGTGGGTCGTCTTGATGGGGTGACGGCGTGTGTGGAGGTGGGTCCGGATGCGGTGTTGAGTGGGTTGGTGGAGAACGGGATACCCCTTCAACGACGCGACCACGACGAGCCGCAGCACCTCGTCACGGCGCTCGGCCGGCTGCACACCCTCGGCGTCCCGGTCGACTGGGCCGGCTACTTCGGCGGCAGCGGGCAGTTCACCGAACTGCCGACCTACCCGTTCCAGCACGAGCACTTCTGGCTCGACCAGGACGACGAAGCCGACGTGACCTCGGCCGGCCTTGCTGCCGCCGACCATCCGCTGCTCGGCGCCGCGGTGTCCGTCGCGGACCACGACGGCCTGCTGCTCACCGGCCGCCTCTCGCTCGATCGCCATCCGTGGCTGGCCGACCACGTGGTCGCCGGCCGCGTCCTGGTGCCGGGGACCGCGTTCGCCGAGCTGGCCGTCCGTGCCGCCGATGAGACCGGCTGCGGCGGTGTCGAGGAGCTCGTGCTGCAGGAGCCGCTGGCGCTCGACCGCGGTACCGCGCCGGAGGTCCAGGTCGTCGTCGGCGCGGCCGACGAGTACGGCCGCCGCCCGGTGTCGATCCATTCGCGGCTGCCCGAGCACTCGTGGACCACTCACGCCACCGGCACCCTCGGCCATCCGCCGGCGTCCACTGTGGACTTCGCGTGGCCGCCGGAGGGTGCCGAAGCCGTCGACCTCACCGACGCCTACGACCGGCTCGCCACCGCCGGGCTCGCCTACGGCCCGATCTTCCGGGGCCTGCGGCGGGTCTGGCGCCGGGGCGCCGAGATCTTCGCCGAGGTCGCCGTGCCGGACGAGGACGAGGCCGCGAAATTCGGTCTTCACCCGGCTCTGCTCGACGCCGCGCTGCAGGCCACCGCCGTTCCGGGCGGGGCCGACCAGGGCGCGGTGCCGTTCGCCTGGCGGGACGTCGTCCTGCACGCCCGCGGGGCGACCGAGCTGCGGGTGCACGCCCGTCCGGAAGCCGACGGCGCGCTTTCCTTCGAGCTTGCCGACGGGACCGGTGCCCCGGTCGCTTCGATCGGCGCGTTGAGCGTCCGCGCGGTCACGCCGGCGTCGGCGCCGGTCCGCGACGGGCTCTACCGCCTCGATCTCGCGCCGCTGGTCCCCGCCGCGGCCGAGGTCACCGTGGCCGATGTCTTCGAGGTCCCGTCCGGTGCGCCGCTCGAAGCCGTCATCGCGACCCTGCGCGCGGTGCAGCAGTTCCTGGCCGCCGACAGTGACGGCGTCCTCGCCGTCCTGACCACGGGAGGCGCCGCCGACGGCCTGGTCCGCACCGCGCAGGCCGAGAACCCGGACCGGATCGTGCTGGTCCACGGCACCCGCGCGGATCTGGACACCGCACTGGCCGGTGGCGAACCCGAGGTCCACGTCCGGGACGGCAGGCTTTTCGCTCCACGGCTCGCCCGAGTCGCCGGCCCCGGTGGGTCCACGGGGTCCACTGTGGACCCCGTGCACACCGCGGGGACCGTGCTGGTCACCGGTGGCACCGGTGGGCTCGGCGCCGAGCTGGCCCGGCATCTGGTCGCCACTCACGGCGTCCGGCACCTGCTGCTGGTCAGCCGCCGTGGTCCGGCCGCGCCCGGCGCCGAGGCCCTGGCCGCCGAACTCGCCGAGCTGGGTGCGGACGTCCGGGTCGAGGCGGCCGACGTCGCCGACCGCGACCAGGTCCGCACCCTTCTGGACCGCGCGGAGCCCCCGGTCACCGGTGTCGTCCACGCGGCCGGTGTCCTCGACGACGGCGTCGTCACCGCGCTCGGCCCGGAGCGGCTGGCCGCGGTCTTCCGGGCCAAGGCCACCGCCGCGGAGGTCCTCGACGAGCTGGCCGGCGATCTCGACTTCTTCGTGATGTTCTCCTCCGTCGCGGGGGTGTTCGGCTCGCCCGGCCAGGCCGCCTACTCCGCGGCCAACGCCGCGCTGGACGCCCTCGCGGCCCGCCGTCGCGGGGCCGGAAAGCCCGCGCAGTCCCTGGCTTGGGGGCTCTGGCAGCAGGGCATGGGCGCCGGGCTCGCCGGCACCGACCGCGATCGCATCGGCCGCGACGGTTTCGGCGCCCTCGACGTCGCGGAAGGACTGGCGTTGTTCGACGCGGCACTGGCCGACGGGGGAGAGGTGCTCGTCCCGGTCCGGTTGGACCTCGCCGCGGTCCGCGAGGCCGCGTCGGGCGTGCCGCCGTTGCTGCGCGGGCTGGTCCGGGCGCGGACGCGCCGGGCCGCGGCGCGCGGCGCCGGAACCGACGGACTCGCCGCGCGGCTGGCCGCCGTACCCGAAGCCGACCGCGAGCCCCTGCTGATCGACCTTGTCCGCACGCGAGTGGCGGCGGTACTCGGACGGGCGGGCGCGGACACCGTGGAGCCCTCGCGGCCGTTCAGCGAACTCGGCTTCGATTCCCTCACGGCCGTCGAGCTGCGCAACGAGCTGTCGGCCGAGACCGGGCTGCGGCTGCCGGCGACACTGGTGTTCGACCACCCGTCCCCGGCCGCGGTGGCCGCGTTCCTGGCCGGTCACCTGCTCGGCACCGAAGAGAAGACCGAGGAGAAGACCGTCGTCCCCGCCCAGCGTCGCGGCCCGGCCGACGAACCGATCGCCATCGTCGCCATGGCCTGCCGGTACCCGGGGGGTGTGCGGTCGCCGGAGGACCTGTGGGACCTCGTCGACACCGGCACCGACGCCATCACGCCGTTCCCCGTCCGCCCCGGCTGGGACGTCGAGGGAATCTACGACCCCGAGCCCGGCCTGCCCGGCAAGACCTACACGCGCGAAGGCGGTTTCCTGCACGACGCAGGCGAGTTCGACCCGGAGTTCTTCGGCATCTCGCCGCGTGAGGCACTGGCGATGGACCCGCAGCAGCGCCTCCTGCTGGAGGTCAGCTGGGAAGCCCTCGAACGCGCCCGGCTCGACCCGCTTTCACTCAAGGGCAGCCCTACCGGCGTGTTCGCCGGGATCATGTACTACGACTACGCGGCGAAGCTCGCGAGCGTCCCCGACAGCGTCGCCGGGTTCCTCGGCACCGGCACCTCGGCCAGCGTCCTGTCCGGCCGGGTCGCCTACACCCTCGGCCTGGAAGGCCCTGCGGTGTCGGTGGACACGGCGTGCTCGTCCTCGCTGGTCGCCCTGCACCTCGCGGCCCGCGCGCTGCGGGCCGGCGAGTGCACGATGGCACTCGCCGGTGGCGTCACCGTGATGGCCACGCCGGAGACCTTCCTGGACTTCTCGCGCCAGCGCGGCCTTTCCCCCGACGGGCGCTGCAAGTCGTTCTCCGCCGACGCCGACGGCACCGGCTGGTCCGAGGGTGCCGGTGTGCTCGTGCTGGAACGGTTGTCGGACGCCCGCCGCAACGGTCACCCCGTGCTGGCGGTGGTGCGCGGGTCGGCAGTCAACCAGGATGGCGCGTCGAACGGCCTCACCGCGCCGAACGGTCCTTCGCAGCAGCGCGTCATCCGCGCTGCACTCGCCGACGCCGGGCTGTCCACTTCGGACGTCGACGCGGTCGAGGCGCACGGAACCGGCACCCGGCTCGGCGACCCGATCGAGGCGCAGGCCCTGATCGCGACCTACGGAGCCGAGCGCGACGAGCCGTTGTGGTTCGGGTCGGTGAAGTCGAACCTTGGCCACACCCAGGCCGCCGCGGGCGTCGCCGGGATCATCAAGATGGTGGAGGCGATGCGCCGGGGCGTGCTGCCGCGCAGCCTGCACGCCGCGGAGCTGTCGTCCGAAGTGGACTGGGACGCCGGGGCTGTGTCGCTGCTGACCGAGGCCCGGTCGTGGCCGGAGACCGGGCGCCCGCGCCGGTGCGCGGTGTCGTCGTTCGGGATCAGCGGGACGAACTCGCACGTCGTCCTGGAACAGGTGCCCGCGGAGCCACCCCGCGAGCCCACGCCCGCCGGGGTCGTCCCGTGGGTGCTGTCGGCGAAGACGGACGCGGCGCTGGCCGAACGAGCCCGTGCGCTGATGCCGCTGGTCGGAACCGCCGATGCGGACGTCGCGTTCTCCCTGGCGACCACGCGGACCGCGCACGAGCGGCGGGCCGCCGTCGTCGGCGACCTGTCGGCGGGGTTGGCTGAGGTGGCTGAGGGGCGTGGGCGTTCCGGTCGGGTTGGGTCTGGGAAGTTGGCGTTTGTGTTTTCGGGTCAGGGTTCGCAGTGGGCTGGGATGGGTTCTGGGTTGTATGGGGCTTTTCCGGTGTTTGCGGCGGCGTTTGACGAGGTGTGTGCGTTGTTGCCGGATGTGGGGGATGTGTCGCGGACGGAGTGTGCGCAGCCGGCGATTTTTGCTTTTGAGGTGGCGTTGTTTCGGTTGGTGGAGTCGTGGGGTGTGGTGCCGGATGTGGTGGTGGGGCATTCGGTGGGGGAGATTGCGGCTGCGCATGTGGCTGGGGTGTTGTCGTTGGGGGATGCGGCGCGGTTGGTGGTTGCGCGGGGTCGGTTGATGCAGGCGTTGCCGGCTGGTGGGGTGATGGTTGCGGTGCAGGCGTCGGAGGGTGAGGTTGCTGAGTATTTGACGGAGGGGGTGTCGTTGGCGGCGGTGAATGGTCCGTCGTCGGTGGTGTTGTCGGGTGTGGAGGGGCCGACGTGGGGTGTGGTGGAGAGGTTTGCGGGTCGTCGGGTGAAGCGGTTGGAGGTGTCGCATGCGTTTCATTCGGTGTTGATGGAGCCGATGTTGGATGAGTTTCGTGGGGTTGTTCGGGGTTTGTCGTTTGGTGTGCCGCGGATTCCGGTGGAGTCGACGGTGCGTGCGGGTGGGGATTGGTCGGATCCTGAGTATTGGGTTGAGCATGTGCGTGCGACGGTGCGGTTTGCTGATGCGGTGGGTCGTCTTGATGGGGTGACGGCGTGTGTGGAGGTGGGTCCGGATGCGGTGTTGAGTGGGTTGGTGGAGAACGGGATACCCCTTCAGCGACGCGACCACGACGAAGTCACCACGGTGATGCAAGCGTTGGCTGCCCTGTACGTTCAGGGCGTCCGGATCGACTGGTCCGCGGTGCTGCCCGGCGCGCGGGCGGTTCCGCTGCCGACCTATCCCTTCCAGCGCAAGCACTTCTGGCTCGCCCCGGCCGGCGCCGCCGACGTCGGCCAGGCCGGGCTCGAAACGCCCGGTCATCCGCTGCTCGCCGCCGGACTGCAGCTGGCCGAAGGGGACGGCACCGTCCTCACCGGACGCCTCTCGCTCGCCACCCACCCGTGGCTGGCCGGGCACACCGTGCACGACACCGTCCTGCTGCCCGGCGCCGCGCTCGCGGAACTGGCCGTGCGGGCCGGCGACGAAGCCGGCCGGCCGCGGCTGGCCGAGCTGACCCTGCACGGTCCGCTGGTCGTCCCGCGCTCCGGCGCGGTCGAGCTGCAGGTCGCGGTCAGCGCGTCCGCCGCGGTCACGATCCACTCCCGTGTCCCGGGCGAGGCCTGGGAGCTCAACGCATCCGGCGTACTGGCCGAAGCGGCGCCACCCGCGGCCGGGTTCGCCCTGCCGGCCGGCCTCGAGCCGGTGGACCTGGGCACCTTCTACGAGGACCTGGCCGACCGCGGCTTCGCCTACGGCCCGCTGTTCCAGGGACTGCAGGCGGCCTGGCGCGACGGCGACGACCTCTACGCGGAGCTGTCGCTGCCGGAGGAGGCCCACGACGACGCCGCCCGCTTCGGCCTGCACCCGGCGCTGTTCGACGCGGCCCTGCACGGCATGTTCCTCGGCGCCGGCGAGGAAGCCGGGGCCCTGCCGTTCAGCTGGACCGACGTGAGCCTGCACGCCAGGGGCGCCACCGCGGTCCGCGCACGGCTGCGGTTCACCGGCCCCGGCGAGATCGCCCTCGAGGTGACCGACCTCGCCGGCACCCCGGTCCTGAGCGTCGGCTCGCTGGTCGTCCGCGCGGTCACCGGCGACCAGCTGCGTGGTGGCGAAGACCGCTCCCTGTTCCGCGTCGAGCACGTCGCGGTCGACGTTCCCGCCGCGCCCCCGGTGGTGTGGCAGCGCTGGGCGGAGGTCGCCGAACCGGCGCCGCCCGTGGTGGTCCTGCCGCGGCCCGAGGGGGACGTGCACGAGGTCACCCACGCCGTGCTCGACGTGCTGCAGCGGTTCCTGGCCGAAGCCCGGTTCTCCGGCTCCCGCCTGGTCGTGCTGACCGGCGACGGACTCGCCGACGCCGCCGCGGCCGGTCTGGTCCGCTCGGCCCAGGCCGAAAACCCCGGCCGTTTCGTCGTCCTCGACGGCGACGTGTCCGATGTGGACACCGCGCTGGCGTTGAACGAGCCGCGCGTGCGCGTCCGCGCCGGGCGGGCGGAGGTGCCGCGGCTGGTCCGCGCCGAGCCCGGTCGCAAGCCGGACTGGGACCCGGCGGGCACGGTCCTGGTGACCGGCGGCACCGGCGGGGTCGGGGCGCAGCTGGCCGAGCGGCTGATCACCACCCACGGGGTGGAACGGCTCGTGCTCACCGGCCGCCGCGGGCCTGCCGCGCCGGGCGCGGCAGAACTCGCGCAGCGGCTGGGCGAACTGGGCGCCGAGGTACGGATCGAGGCGTGCGATGTCGCCGACCGCGCCGCTGTCGCCGCACTGCTGGCCGGGATTCCCGACCTGAAGGGGATCGTGCACGCGGCGGGCGTTCTGGACGACGGCGTCGTCACGGCACTCACCCCGCAGCGGGTGGACCGGGTCCTCGGCCCCAAGGCCGACGGCGCGCGGCATCTCGACGAGTTGACCCGCGACCGGGAGCTGACCGAGTTCGTGCTCGTCTCGTCGGTCTCCGGCGTGCTCGGCGGACCCGGGCAGGGCAACTACGCCGCCGCCAACGCTTGTCTCGACGCGCTCGCCGAGCAGCGGCATGCGGCAGGCCTGCCCGCGCGGTCACTGGCGTACGGGTTGTGGGCAGCCGACGGTATGGGCGGGGTGCTCGACCCGGCGCTCGTCGACCGGATGCACCGCGACGGATTCGGCGCGCTGACCCCGGAGGAGGGGACGGCGCTGTTCGACCTCGCGGGCGGCCCGGTGGCGGTGCCGGTCAAGCTCGACCTCGCCGGTCTGCGCGAACAAGCGCGGGCCGGCACGCTGCCCGCGCTGCTCACCGGCCTGGTCCGGCTGCCGGTGCGGCGTGCGGCAAGCACCGCGGCCGCGGCCGCGCCGGACCTGGCGTCACTCGCGCCGGCCGCACGGTCCGACGCACTCGCGGATCTGGTCCGCACGCACACCGCGCAGGTACTCGGGTTCGGCTCGGCCGACGAAGTAGCCCCCGAGCACGCGTTCACCGACCTCGGGTTCGACTCGCTCACGTCGGTGGAACTGCGCAACCGGCTCGCGGCGGCGGCCGGGAGGGCATTGGGTGCGACGGTGGTGTTCGATCACCCCACCCCGGCCGCCCTCGCGGCCCACCTGGGGGACCTGCTGTTCCCGGAGGTCCCGCTGCCGGACGAGGGACGTCTCCGCCGTGCGCTGGCGGGTGCCTCGATCGAGCGCTTCCGCGAACTGGGGGTCCTGGAAGCCCTCGTCCGCCTGGCCGAGGAATCCCCCGACGAGGACTCCTCCGCACCCGAGGCGGCGCCGGAGGCGTCGATCGACGAACTGGAGGTCGGCGACCTGATCAGCCGCGCGATGTCCACCGCCCGCGAATAA